The Actinomycetota bacterium genomic interval CAGGTGCTGCGCTACGTCGCGACCATACGCGACATGCTCGAGAAGAACCAGGTGCTGATCAGGGAATACGAAAGCCGCCTCGCGGCGGCCGAGTTGAGGGAGGAGGCGGCGGGAACGGCGGCCGCAAGGACGGGGGGCGAGGCGTTCTCCGTCCCCACGGAGGCCGCTTTTGCGCCTGCTCAGCCCGCTCCTTCCGTGCAGGCGGAAGAAGTCCCACCCGCGCAGGCTCAGCAGGCACCCCAGCGGCCAACGGCGCAACCGGCATTCGTTCCCGAACCGGAGACACGCGCTGCGGGCGCGCCGGAACCACCGCCGCAGGCGATGCCCGAGCCCGCGCTGTTCCCTCCCGAGGGCGCACCGGCAGCGCCCGCAGCCGAGCCGGCTCCGCAGGCGCCGCGACAGCCGGTCACCCCGGAGCAGGAGATGGAGATAATGCAGGGTGTCCTACGGGAGGAACGGGAGAGCGCGAGGCCTCCCGCGCCCCCGGCGGAACCCGCGCCCGCCGAGGAGAAGGAGAAGCATTTCTTCTGGGAGTAGACGGCGGGGCTCCCGTCCTGGGCGCGTCTGCATGTCGCTTTGGAATGAACGCGATGATCGTTATCGAGACGGCGCAGCTCTGCCGCGTATGTTCGTGGTCAATGCGCCGCATCATGATCGCAGCCGTTGATGATGCGACGTTGATGATGCCGTGTCGCGTGCACGGATTCCCGGTGCCGTGAAGGCGTATCCCCGCTCGGACAGCCGCGGACGGAGCATAAGGAGATACAAAGGGGTTCCGCCTGCGACGCGCTGCGTTTGAAACCGCGTGACGTACCAGTGCGCATGCATATAGTTAATGGTTAAATAGTAACTGGTTAAATATATACTGCCCGATTCCCGGTCCCCTTTGGGATAATATCAACGTCGATCCCCGGAAGGATGCGGATCGGCCCCCTCGAGCAGGGAGGAAAGCATGGCGATCTCGCTCTCACTCACTCCGCGTACAAGCACCGTCTTGTTGCGGGAGTTTTGACCCGAGGTTATCTCCATGCGGGAGGGAGGCACGCGCACGAGGCGCGAGAGCAGCCGCAGGGCCTCGCGGTTGGCCCTTCCCTGCTGCGGAGGGGAATGCACGGCGATGACCAGCCTCCCGTCCTGCACGCCCAACAAGGCGCTGCGCGATGAACCCGGCCGCAGGCGCACGTCGAGCAGGGCACCATCCGGGCTCCAGCGCAGGAAACCCTCGCCTTCCGCCAAGCCTTCGCCTCCTTTTCGTCCCCGTCAGCCGCGTTACGGCACCGCCGCGGGAGAGGCCTGAGCGCGTGTGCCGCGGCGCGGCGCAACCGCTCCCTCACGATATGCGCCCGCAACACATGATAGCAGTTTCCACGGGTCTTGAGCGCACGAACGGCGTGACGGACATCGTACGCCGCCGGCGGAGACGGCGCCGCACGAGCGGAGGCGCCCGGACGCCTTCCCCCGTCATTCTTTCCAATACAGGCAGGGTCCCTGTTGCGCCGAACATGGCTGCGTGCTAATAATGGAGCAAAATGGCATGTAAACGGAGTGACCACGGTATGGACTATCGCCGAACGCTGAATCTCCCCAGGACCGATTTCGCCATGAAGGCCGACCTGCCGGTGCGGGAACCGGAGATCCAGCGCTTCTGGAAGGAGACGGATCTGTACGGGCGCGTCCTGGAGAAGACGCGGGGCCGCCCGTCCTTCATACTCCACGACGGCCCCCCGTATGCCAACGGCGATATACACCTGGGGACGGCCCTGAACAAGATCCTCAAGGACATCATCGTCAAGTACAAGAGCATGCGCGGCTTTCACTGCCCGTACGTCCCGGGATGGGACTGCCACGGGCAACCCATCGAGCACGAGGTGGAAAAGAGGCTGGGCGAGGAGAGGGGGAAGCTGGACCTCATGGAGGTGCGCAGGCGCTGCCGCGAATACGCCCTCCATTACGTGGAGCGCCAGTCGCAACAGTTCCAGAGGCTGGGGGTCTGCGGGGATTTTGCCGATCCCTACCTCACCCTGAAGCCGTCGTACGAGGCGGCCAACATCCGTATCCTGGCCGAGCTGGTGCGGCGGGGGCTCGTTTACCGCAGCCGCAAGCCCATCCACTGGTGCCCGCGCTGCGTCACCGCCCTGGCGGAGGCTGAGCTGGAGTACGGCGACAAGAGATCCCCCTCCATCTACGTGGCCTTTCCCCTTCTGGAGGGGCTGCCGGGAAGGAAAGGGGAGGAGGCCGCCGTGGTCATCTGGACCACGACGCCGTGGACCCTGCCGGCAAACGTGGCCGTCGCCCTCCATCCGGACATGGAATACGCGCTCGTGGACGGCGGGAATGGCCGCTTTCTCATAGGAAGGCCCCTGCTGGAGAGCGCCGCGCGCGAGATGGGCCTCGCTTCCTGGAAAGAACTGGCATCCTTCAGGGGGAGCGAGCTCGAGGGCCTCCACGCGCGCCATCCCTGGCGAGAAAGGGCCTCCCTTATCGTCAACTCGCATTACGTGACCACGGAGCAGGGAACGGGAGCCGTGCACATCGCCCCGGGGCACGGGGAGGAGGACTATTACGTGGGGCTGGAATACGACCTCCCCATGCCCATGCCGGTGGACGACCTCGGCCGCTTCACCGACGAGGCCCCAGAGTTCGAGGGCCTCTTCATAGAGGACGCAAATGCGCGCATACTGGACGACCTGCGCGACAGGGGACTGCTGCTGGGAAGCGGCGAGCTCGTGCACCCCTACCCGCACTGCTGGCGCTGCAAGGGGCCGGTGATCTTCCGCGCGACACCCCAATGGTTCATCGGGGTGGACCGCGAGTACGACGGCTCCACCCTGAGGGGCAGGTGTCTTGAGGCGGTATCCGAGGTTACGTGGATCCCCTCCTGGAGCATCCGCCGCATGAAGGGCATGCTGGAAACGAGGCCCGACTGGTGCATATCGCGGCAGCGGGCGTGGGGGGTTCCCATCCCCGCCTTCTACTGCACCTCCTGCGGCCGGGAGCTGCTAACGCCGCAATCCCTGCACAGGGTGGAAGAGCTCGTAGCCGCCGAGGGCTCTGACGCATGGTTCCTGAGGGACGCGCGGGAGATCCTCGGCGGGGAGTTCGCCTGCCCCGGCTGCGGCGGCGGCGACTTCCGCAAGGAGACCGACATCCTCGACGTCTGGTTCGAGTCCGGGGTTAGCCACGAGGCGGTCCTCCTCACATGGGAGGGACTCACCTGGCCCTGCGACATGTACCTGGAGGGGAGCGACCAGCACCGCGGCTGGTTCCAGACCTCGCTGCTCACGGCCGTGGGGGCCAGGGATGCACCCCCCTACCGCTCCGTGCTCACCCACGGTTTCGTGGTGGACGGGGAGGGGAGGAAGATGTCCAAGTCCCTGGGGAACGTCATCAGCCCCCTGGACATCTGCGAGCGACTGGGCGCCGATATCCTGCGACTCTGGGTGGCAGCCGCGGATTACACGGTGGACATCCCCGCCTCACGCGAGATCTTCGACCGCCTGGTTGAGGCCTACCGGCGCATTCGTAACACCATCCGCTTCCTCCTGGGCAACCTCTACGATTACCAACCGGAGAAGGACGCCCTCCCCGTGGAGGAGATGGAGGAGCTGGACCGCTGGATACTCTCCCGCCTGCAGGGACTGGTACGGCGGTGTACCCAGGCGATGGAACGCTACCAGCTTCACGTGGTCTACCATTCCCTGCACAATTTCTGCGCCGTGGACCTTAGCGCCCTCTACCTCGACATGCGCAAGGACTGCCTCTACACCTTCGCGCACGACGACCCGGCGCGCCGTTCGGCGCAGGTAGCCATCCACCGCGTCCTGACCACCATGACCAGGTTGATGGCCCCAGTACTCTGCCACACCGCGGAGGAGGCCTGGCAGGCCATGGGTGGAGGAGAGACGAAGGACAGCGTGCACCTCCAGGACTGGCCCGAGGTGGAGGAGGACCTCGTCGACCCGCGCCTCGAAAGCGACTTCGAGCGGCTTCTGCAGCTGCGCGAGATGGTCACCAGGTCCATCGAGGAGCTGCGGGCCGCCAAGGAGATCGGGACCTCCCTGGAAGCGGCGGTGGAGCTGACGGTGCCGGAATCCATGCGGGAGTTGCTCGCGGGCAGGGAATCCCTGCTGCCCACCCTCTTCATCGTCTCCGCGGTCACGGTGCGCTATGGAGAAGACGACGAGACGAGGGTGGCGGTCGGCAGGGCCGCGGGTACCAAGTGCGCCCGCTGCTGGAATTTCCGGACCTCGGTCGGAGAAAGCGAGGAGTACCCCGACCTCTGCGACCGTTGCCTGCCGGTCGTGCGCGAACAGCGAGTGGAACCGCGGTGAGCGCTGCCGCGGAGACGTAGCGCCCGAGCACCGGAAATAACGCACTTGGACCATTCCCCATCCCGCGGGCGGCTCGAACCTGTCTGCATGAAGATCCAAAGATTGTGGGGATGGCAATAGCCATGCCTGCTTCCGATCCCGAGCGGCCCGAACGGGCGGCCGGTAGCGGCGGCAGGAAAAGGTGAGGGTCGAGGGAGAAGTCGAGGGACAAGAAAACCGGGGAGGGGAAAACCGCTCTTGTCTAGGCGTTCGAATCGTGCATAATAATAGGGATAAACGCCGGAGGTTACGGCAGAAGGACAAGAGGCATCATGAACAAGAGGAAACTGGCGGCTTTCAAGAAGATCCTCCTGCAGGAGAAGGCGGTGCTGGAGAAACAGTACCGCGATCTCGAGCAGGGGAACCTCATGGCCTCCCAGTCGGATTTCACGGGCGAGATGCCCTTCGAAGAGGAGTACGCAGCCAGCGGCACCAGCACTTTCGAACGCGAACGTGACCTCTCCCTCTCGGAGAACGTCAAGGACCTCCTGCAGAGGGTGAACGAGGCCCTGGCCCGCATCGACGAGGGCACCTACGGCATCTGCGAGATATGCGGCGAGAAGATACCCGAGGAGCGCCTTGAGGCGCTGCCCTACGCCAACCTCTGCATACTGTGCAAACAGAAAGAAGAAAAAGCGCTCCACTGACCCTGCTCGTCTCCACCCTCTTGGTCCTCGGGCTTGACCAGGCAAGCAAGGCGCTGGTGAGGAAGTTCCTTCCCGCGGGAGAGAGCGTCGACCTCAAGCTCCTGCTCCTGCGCCAGGTGCGCAATCCCGGGACGGCGTTCGGCCTGCTCCACGGCAGGTCCACGGCGCTCTTCCTGGCCAGCATAGCCGTGCTAGCGGTCTTCCTTTTCGTCCTCTGGTGGTGGGGAAGGGCGCGCGGCGGCCTTTTCCAGGTCGCCCTGGGCTTGATAATAGGGGGGGCGCTGGGTAACATCATCGACAGGATCTTCCTCGGCGCGGTGGTGGACTTCATCGACCTGAGGTTCTGGCCGGTCTTCAACCTCGCGGACGCGGCCATCGTCGCCGGGGTGGTCTATGCCATCGCCGTGATCCTTGCGGACATATGGAAGGGACACGAGGTAGCTTCCCGGGAGCGGTCGTGAAAGGAAGCCGGCGCGCGACCGGCGGCCGCTTCGGAGCGGCAGCGGAAAAGGGGGTCCACCGTTGAGGCCTGAACTGTTCAAGATAGGTCCCTTGACCGTGCATTCCTACGGCTTTTTCCTCGCCCTGGCCTTCATCGTGGGCATGATGGTCAGCTTCTGGTACCTGCGTAGACGCTTCGTGGACGCCTACGTCGTCTTCGAGCTGGTGCTGGCCGCCGCGGTGGGCGGGATAATCGGCGCCAGGCTTTTCTACGTGATCGGCCACTGGAGCGAGTTCTCCGGAAAATGGTGGGAGGCGCTGAAGTTCTGGAACGTGCAGGGCCTGGTCTTCTACGGGGGGTTCATCTTCGGCGTGCTTGCGGCCGCCGGCGTGGTGAAGCTTCGCGGCCTCTCCGTGGGCGAGGTGCTCGATTCGGGAGGTCTGGCCGTCCCCGCGGCCATGGCCGTGGCCAGGGTGGGCTGTTACCTCAACGGCTGCTGCTTCGGGAAGAGCTCCGACCTTCCCTGGGCGGTTACCTTCCCCGTCAAGACGCAGTGGAACATGGGGATGCCCGCCAATCCCGTGCATCCCACACAGATCTACGAGCTCCTCATGGACCTCGGGATATTCGTGCTGCTCCTCGCGGTACACCGCAGGTTCCGCTACCGCGGCGAGCTGATGGCGTCATTTGTCCTCCTCTACGCAGTGGCGCGCTTTGTCAACGAGTTCTTCCGCTACCATACAAACCCGAACTCCAACCTCTTCTTCCAGCTCCTCAGCGTGGGAGCCTTCCTCCTCGCGGGAGCCCTGCTGGTCTTCCGCAAGAGGCTTCTGCCGGAGGCCAGGTAGGTTGGGAACGCTGAGGTTCATCGTCTCAGACGACGACAAGGGCATGCGTCTCGACAGTTTCCTTGTGGCCAGGACGGGCCTGACCAGGAGCAAGGCGCAGCAACTCATCGCCCGGGGGGCGGTGCTGGTGGACGGGGCGGCGAGTCCCAAGAACCACCGCCTGCGCCCCGGCGAAGTGGTGGAGGCGGAGGTGCCGCCCCAGCAACCCGCGGCACCGCTGCCCCAGAACCTTCCGTTACGCCTCCTCTACCGGGACGAGGACCTGGTGGTGGTCTCCAAGCCCGCGGGCATGGTAGTGCATCCTTCCGCGGGTCACCCCGACGGAACACTGGTCAACGCCCTCCTGGGAAGCGTGGGGGACCTTTCCGGCGGGGGCGACGCCATAAGGCCGGGGATCGTGCACCGCCTGGACAGGGATACCTCGGGGCTCATGGTGGTCGCCAGAAGCGACCGCGCCCAACTGGCCCTGCAGGAAATGATCCGTGACCGCCGCCTGAGCAGGTCTTACCTGGCGCTGGTACACGGTACCCCCGCATCGCGGCGGGGCACGGTGGAAGCCCCGGTGGGCAGGGACCCTCGAGACCGCAAGCGCATGGCCGTAACCTCCAGCGGGAGGCCGGCCGTCACGCATTTCGAGGTCCTGGAGGAATGGGAGAGGGCCAGCCTCCTCCACGTCGACCTGGTCACCGGGCGCACGCACCAGATCAGGGTGCACCTATCCTACATAGGCCATGCAGTGGTGGGAGACCGCGTGTACGGCAAGGCGACGTCCCTGGAGCGCGAGCTGGGGCTCGCGCGCCAGTTCCTGCACGCTTACCGCATGCGGTTCACGCATCCCGTATCGGGCGAGGAGATGTCCTTCGAGGACCCTTTGCCATCGGACCTGGAAGATGCGCTGGGGAGGCTGCGCGCGGGCGCCGTGGGTTGAGGAAGGCGCCCTACCACGGGATGCAAAGGCCGGCGCCGGGTGGTCCCTTTCCACCCACGGTAGCGACCTTTCAACCCCCAAAAACGCTCGCTTTCCGGAAAGGTGTCAAAGAAAGAAGATAATCTGCTGATATTTTATATGGAGAGAACGGCGAGAGAAGGATACGAAACAACGGAGGCAAAAGGGAGAAAGTGCCTTGAACGGTAATGTGTGCTCCGAAGGTCTGCTGAGGATCGAGCTGCTGACCATATTCCACCGCAACCCCGGTCTCGTGTGCAGCTGCTCTTTCCTGGCTGAGGCGACGGGCAGGGACATGGAGCTGGTCCGGGAGCAGGCGGAGAAGCTCCTCGACCTGCGCATTCTGGAGGCGGAGGAGAGGGAAGGGGAACGGCGCTATCGCTATCTGCCGCCCCGCCTCATCTCGCGCGAAGGCGGTGACGAGGAGAAAGCGGGGTAAACGGGATAACACCTGCCGGGAGCTCGTCCCAGCGCAGCCTTCGACCAGCCTGACTTTTCGCCCAAGCGTGTGACATGAGGCCCTGCAGCCGGGAACACCCGTACGGGCTACGGCCTTACCAGCGGGGTCACGGCTCTTCCTGAGAGCCGCCCCTGTTGCCCCCCTCAAGGTCCTCCATTTCCGCCTCCAGCTCGGCGATGAGGACTTCCAGGCGCTCCTTCCTCTTTAACAGGGCCGCGTGGCGGGCGCGTAATCCCTGCGGGATGTCATCCGCGGAGACACGCGTCGGGCAGACATCCCGGAAGGAGCACCAGGGGCAGAGCCTGTTGGGGTTGGCGGGGAACCGCCCGGAGGATATCCCCTCAGCGACCTGCCGCAGCCTGTCCCGCACCCTCGTAAGGCCTTCGTCGTCAAGGGGACGTGTGCTGTACCTCTGGTTGATGAGCAGGTAATAGAAGGTGAGCTTGGAGGGGGATATACCCCAGAGCTCGCGGCTGGCCAGCTGGTAAATGGGGAGCTGCAGGTCGTCGCGGAGCCTTGCGAGCTCCGGAAGGCGCCGGTTGGTCTTGTAGTCGATGATCTCGTATGAACCGTCGGGATGCCTGTCCACACGGTCGACGACCCCCGTCAAAAGGTAGCCTTCCATGGGGATCTCGAAACGTTGCTCCACGGCCACCGGCAGGCGGAAATCCTTCACGTTCAGCCGGTAGTAATCGCTCAGGACATCCCTGGCGTGCCGCAGGAAAGAAAGCTCCTCCTCGGGGTCCTCGAAGCCCTCGCCGTCCCAGCATGCCTCGAGATGGGTGAGGAGTTCCTCGAGGGAGGGAGCGACCGGCACGTCCCGGGCATAGAGCCACTGCAGGGCGGCGTGCAGGCTTCTTCCGAAGGAGAGGTGGGGCGAAGGTGCGACCTCAAGGCCGTCCACGTACTGGTAGCGATAGGAGAGGGGGCACCTCTCGTACGCGCAGACCGCGCTGTAGCTGAGCCTTATCTCCATGTCCTTATCCTCTCGGCTTTCCCGCGAAGGTGAGTCGATGTCCTCAACGAAAGTTATAATAGCCTAAACCGACAAGTCGAGAACGGGGGACCCCTTGCGAGGGAGGTCCCGTATGGGTCGTCGCCGGTAGCCGGCGCGCGGGGGACGGGCCCGTCGGCTGGTGCATGCGGGCCGCAGGAAGCCGACGTGAGTGCGCCGGCAAACGGAGGCGGGGAGGCGAGGACCTTGAGGCGGAGCCGGTCGCGCCTGCTCCGCGAGGACTTCGGAGGTGGAAAGTGGCGGTACCTTTCGTGCACCTGCACAACCACACGGAATATTCCCTGCTGGACGGCGCCGCCCGGATACCGGCGCTGGTCACCGCGGCCAGGGAAGCGGGCTTCGAGGCGCTGGCCATAACGGATCACGGTGCGATGTACGGCGTCATCCCCTTTTACAAGGAGGCGGTCAAGGAGGGGCTGAAGCCCATCATAGGGGTGGAGGCCTACGTAACACCGGGCTCGCGCTTCGAACGCAGACCCGTGAAGGAAGAGCCCAACTACCACCTCCTGCTCCTCGCCGAGGACGAGACCGGATACCGCAATCTCATGAAGCTCGTCACCCTCTCCTACATGGAGGGCTACTATTACAAGCCGCGCATGGACAAGGAGATCCTGCGGGAATACGGGAAGGGGATAATCGCCCTTTCCGCGTGCGTGAAAGGGGAGCTGGCCAGCTATCTCCTGGCAGACGATTACGAGGGGGCGAAACGCGCCGCCTCGGAATACCTCGCCATCTTCGGTGATGGTAATTTTTACCTCGAGATCATGGACCATTCCCTTCCCGAGGAGAAGAAGGTCAATCCCGGCCTGGTGCAGATCGGGAAGGAGCTCGGGATAGGGCTGGCGGCCTCCAACGACCTCCACTACGTGCGCAGGGACGACCACATCCACCATGACGTCCTGCTGTGCATCCAGACCAACTCCACCCTGGACCAGGAGGACCGCCTGCGCTTCTCCAACGACCAGTTCTACCTCAAGAGCTACGACGAGATGAGCCGGCTCTTCCGCGAATACCCGGAGGCCCTGTCCAACACGGCGGAGATCGCCGCCCGCTGCAACGTGGAGCTGGAGTTCGGGAGGTACCTGCTCCCGAAGTACCAGGTACCGGAGGGCTACGACCTCGACGCTTACCTGGAGAAGCTGGCGTGGGAAGGGCTGCGCCGCAGGTACGGGGAGGTCACCCCGGAGCTGGAGGAACGCCTGCGCAAGGAGCTCGCCGTCATCCGCGACATGGGCTTCTCCGGCTATTTCCTCATCGTGTGGGACTTCATCAAGTTCGCCAAGGAGGCCGGGATCATCGTGGGGCCAGGGCGGGGTTCCGCCGCCGGTTCCCTGGTCTCGTACTGCCTGGGCATCACCACCGTCGACCCCATCCGCTACGGCCTCCTCTTCGAGCGCTTCCTCAATCCCTCGCGGCGCACCATGCCGGACATCGACATAGACTTCTGTTACAAGCGCCGCCCCGAGGTCATCGACTACGTGAGCGGCAAGTACGGCAAGGACCGCGTCGCGCAGATCGTCACCTTCTCCACCATGGCGGCGCGCGCCGCCATCCGCGACGCCGGCAGGGTCTACAACCTCGAATACGGAAAGGTGGACCGCCTGGCGAAGATGGTCCCGGAAAAACTCAACATCACCCTGGACGAGGCGCTGGAGACATCCCCGGAGCTGCGCGACGCCTACGAAACGGACGAGCTCGCGCGCAGGATCATAGATACCGCGCGCAACCTGGAGGGCATCATCCGCCAGGATTCCATCCACGCAGCCGGGGTGGTCATCGCCGACGACGAGCTATGCAATTACACGCCCCTGCAGCGCCGCGGGGCAGAGGAAGAGGTGGTGACGCAGTACGACATGGCGGCGGTGCAGGCCATAGGCCTCCTGAAGATGGACTTCCTCGGCCTGCGCACCCTCACCGTCATAGGCGACACCCTCGAGAACCTGCGCCGCACGCGGGGCATCGAGCTCGACATCGACGGGATCCCGCTGGAAGACCCTAATACCTTCGACCTCCTGCAGCGCGGCGACACGGTGGGCGTCTTCCAGCTCGAGAGCCCCGGCATGCGCTCCCTCCTGCAGGACCTCCGCCCGGAGCGCTTCGAGGACCTCATAGCGGTGCTCGCCCTCTACCGCCCCGGGCCCCTGCGCAGCGGCATGGTCAAGGATTACGTGGATCACCGCCATGAACGCAGGGCCCTGAAATACCTCCACCCCGACCTGGAGCCCATACTGAACCAGACGAGGGGGATCATCCTTTACCAGGAACAGATCATGCAACTCGCGGTGGAGCTGGCGGGTTACTCCCTTTCCGAGGCCGACGGCCTGCGCGCCGTGGTGGCGAAGAGCAAGGCCGAGGAGATGAAAGTACACCGCGACAAGTTCGTCGAGGGCATGGTGGCAAAGGGTTACCAGCGCGGCCTGGCGGAGAAGCTCTTCGGCCTCATCGAGCATTTCGGAGAATACGGCTTCAACAAGAGTCACTCCACCGCCTACGCGTTCATCTCCTACCAGACGGCGTACCTCAAGGCGCACTATCCCAAGGAGTTCATGGCCGCGCTGCTCTCCAGCGTGACCGGGAACAAGGACAAGGTACAGGTCTTCGTCAACGAGGCGCGCAAGATGGGCATCAAGGTGCTCCCGCCGGACATCAACGAGAGCTTCAAGGAATTCACCCCGGTGGAGGAGGGCATCCGCTTCGGGCTGTCGGCGGTGCGCAATCTCGGGGAGAGCGCCGCCGACAGGATCATCGCCGCGCGCCGCGAGGGCGGCCCCTACCGGTCCCTTTACGACTTCTGCCGCCGTATAGGCCAGGGCGTGGTCAACAAGCGGTCCCTGGAGAGCCTGATCAAGAGCGGTGCCTTCGATTACCTCGGCTACACGAGGAACCACCTCCTCAAGGTATACGAGAAGACGGCGGACCTGGCAGCGGAGAGACAGCGCCTTTACGAGGAGGGACAGCACTCCCTCTTCGGCGAGGAAGATGAGGAGACGGATCTCATGGAAGCGCAGCCGGCGGCGGAAGAGCTGCCCAAGGACAAGCTGCTGGCCTACGAGAAGGAGATGCTGGGCATTTACGTCAGCGATCACCCCCTGATGCAGGTGAAGGAGGCCCTGGAGAAACACGTTGAGAGCGAAATAGCGGACCTGGCGGAGCTGGGAGACGGCGCGGTGAAATGGATAGGGGGCATAATCACCAAGAAGACCCAGCGCATAACGCGCAAGGGCGAGCTCATGGCCTCCCTGGCCCTGGAAGACCTCAGCGGCAGGGTGGAGGTTACGGTCTTCCCCGCCCTGTACAACCAGTACAGGGAATTGCTGGAGGAGGACCGCGTGATCTGCGTCAAGGCGAAGGTGGAGCTGGGGGAGCGCGAGGAAGAGGTCACCGCCGTACGGGTGGTGGCGCTGGACCTGGCGGAGCCACGGCTCAAGCGCAGCGAGGACTGCGATCTCTATATCCGCCTCGAGGCAGAGCAGGCGGAAAAGGAGATGATGGACCGCCTGAAAGACATACTGGTGAGGCATCCCGGGGAAACCGCCGTGCGCATCGAGCTGAGGAGCGACGACGCCATCAGGGTCTTCCTTCTGCCGCAGGAATTCCGCGTGAACCCCGACGGCTCCCTTTACGCGGAGGTGCTCTCCCTCCTGGGCGACGACTGCATAGCGCTGCGCTGAGGCCGCTCCCGCGCGGAAAAACAGATACGCGGAAGGCCGCCTCATAGTACGTGACGAACGAGGCGCAGACCCTGCGCGACGAATACTTTCATGTCGGTGGGCGGACCGCGCAAAGAGGCGGGAGCCGTATCGGCTCGTGATGCGGGGTTTCGTCGGGGTGAGCGGTGTAGCGTTCCTAAGAGAAGCGGCGCAAGGTACAATATGGTTGAAAAAACGGCGCAAGAACGGACGTCGCGGACGTTGACGGCAGGGCGAGAGCTTGTGAGGATAGGTGATGATGAAGGTTTTACGCAGCGAGGACTACGAGGACCTGCAAAGCCTGCGCAGGGAC includes:
- a CDS encoding DNA polymerase III subunit alpha, whose product is MAVPFVHLHNHTEYSLLDGAARIPALVTAAREAGFEALAITDHGAMYGVIPFYKEAVKEGLKPIIGVEAYVTPGSRFERRPVKEEPNYHLLLLAEDETGYRNLMKLVTLSYMEGYYYKPRMDKEILREYGKGIIALSACVKGELASYLLADDYEGAKRAASEYLAIFGDGNFYLEIMDHSLPEEKKVNPGLVQIGKELGIGLAASNDLHYVRRDDHIHHDVLLCIQTNSTLDQEDRLRFSNDQFYLKSYDEMSRLFREYPEALSNTAEIAARCNVELEFGRYLLPKYQVPEGYDLDAYLEKLAWEGLRRRYGEVTPELEERLRKELAVIRDMGFSGYFLIVWDFIKFAKEAGIIVGPGRGSAAGSLVSYCLGITTVDPIRYGLLFERFLNPSRRTMPDIDIDFCYKRRPEVIDYVSGKYGKDRVAQIVTFSTMAARAAIRDAGRVYNLEYGKVDRLAKMVPEKLNITLDEALETSPELRDAYETDELARRIIDTARNLEGIIRQDSIHAAGVVIADDELCNYTPLQRRGAEEEVVTQYDMAAVQAIGLLKMDFLGLRTLTVIGDTLENLRRTRGIELDIDGIPLEDPNTFDLLQRGDTVGVFQLESPGMRSLLQDLRPERFEDLIAVLALYRPGPLRSGMVKDYVDHRHERRALKYLHPDLEPILNQTRGIILYQEQIMQLAVELAGYSLSEADGLRAVVAKSKAEEMKVHRDKFVEGMVAKGYQRGLAEKLFGLIEHFGEYGFNKSHSTAYAFISYQTAYLKAHYPKEFMAALLSSVTGNKDKVQVFVNEARKMGIKVLPPDINESFKEFTPVEEGIRFGLSAVRNLGESAADRIIAARREGGPYRSLYDFCRRIGQGVVNKRSLESLIKSGAFDYLGYTRNHLLKVYEKTADLAAERQRLYEEGQHSLFGEEDEETDLMEAQPAAEELPKDKLLAYEKEMLGIYVSDHPLMQVKEALEKHVESEIADLAELGDGAVKWIGGIITKKTQRITRKGELMASLALEDLSGRVEVTVFPALYNQYRELLEEDRVICVKAKVELGEREEEVTAVRVVALDLAEPRLKRSEDCDLYIRLEAEQAEKEMMDRLKDILVRHPGETAVRIELRSDDAIRVFLLPQEFRVNPDGSLYAEVLSLLGDDCIALR